A part of Palaemon carinicauda isolate YSFRI2023 chromosome 8, ASM3689809v2, whole genome shotgun sequence genomic DNA contains:
- the LOC137645775 gene encoding uncharacterized protein: MISIDCNKVLSHTGASILPTFSVVLSNNEQMRCLKDSGSQLNFIDAEFAKRNNLEVLESNFSVTVRGINSQRKLLTNVVRVNLNNNVNNFCVEAICLPEINTKLILPGLSRIVERFMEKGYKFADEFLAKGEDMISDIKFILGTHSNLSQFLEEHPSFSFLPHMPVFRFEKESSKCRKVFLSNICENDPSKPLTVSHNQAMLAGPCLNKKVSTSILHLRFDSYVLCFDLKKAFLQIVMPESDQQKLLFYWYRNVAKNDFSLIVYKHVRLPFGLRPSPALLLLALYYILMIDIKNDSLQIRNLKRNIYDLCYMDNCAISFNDPVKLKWAFDNLKQIFEPYGFEVQQFMTNCKSLQSSTDGETGEKSTPVTKLFGLLWNRETDSLSTQKLVLDKNASSKRQILSSIASNFDIFNFCGPLLNRARIFMHSLQCNKEIGWDNRLSEDLLREWNNIAKQLNSSPTISVNRFVGRRDDMYNLIAYTDSSRSIYGCVVFLYNLRTKKTNFVMAKNRFVNKQLESKSIPSLEFQAVSLGTEVLHDIRRELSGSNCVEPINIVGMDLYTDSLVCLHWLSAHVTKFDKLRNLSIFVKNRLDSICRMCEEFPINFKFCAGSKNPADAITRPLSYKQLMNSNFFSGTVADADIDVFASDMMEVTIPNTLLREEGISSSLESSNVHVATESVVGEDINHLVSMDSFSGFKSIVSVHRYVIRFINNLKIAVKMRDPSKYSHFNCLTDEETLSEAYNFVIHRDQQIHFPEVFEYFARSCNAVREIPNIISQLNIYPDHNGILRVRSKTAH; this comes from the coding sequence atgataagcatagattgcaataaggtcctttcacatactggggcttccattttacccactttctcggttgttttgtctaataatgagcaaatgcgttgtcttaaagacagtggttctcagcttaattttattgatgctgaatttgcaaagcgaaataatttggaagtattggagtcgaatttcagtgtcactgtaagaggtattaattctcaaagaaaattgttgactaatgttgttcgtgttaatttaaataataatgtgaacaatttttgtgtggaagcaatctgccttccagaaatcaatacaaagctaattcttccaggtttgagtcgaattgttgaaagatttatggaaaagggatataaatttgCAGATGAATTTTTGGCAAAAGGGGAGGATATGATCTCTGATATTAAGTTCATACTTGGAACTCATTCTAATTTATCTCAGTTCCTGGAGGAGcaccctagtttttcctttttgccacacatgcccgtattcaggttcgaaaaggagagtagcaaatgtagaaaggtttttctttctaatatttgtgaaaatgatccctcaaagcctttaacagtcagccacaatcaggcaatgttagcgggcccttgcctcaataagaaagtatctacttctATACTGCACTTGAGATTTGATAGCTATGTCctgtgctttgacttgaaaaaagccttcttgcaaattgtgatgcctgaatctgatcagcaaaagcttttgttttattggtaccgaaatgttgccaagaatgatttttcattgatagtgtacaaacatgttcggcttccttttggtcttagacctagtcctgctttactgcttttagctttatattatattctcatgattgatataaagaatgattcgctacaaattaggaatttgaagagaaatatttatgatttatgttatatggataattgcgcgatttcattcaatgaccctgtcaaattgaaatgggccttcgataatttgaagcagatttttgagccttatggatttgaagtacaacagtttatgacaaattgtaaatctttgcagagttccactgatggagaaactggtgagaagtcgacccctgtgaccaagctttttggattgctttggaatagagagactgattctttgtccacccagaaattagttttggataagaatgcttcatctaaaaggcagattttgagttcaattgcatcaaattttgatatctttaatttttgtggacctttactaaatagagctagaatattcatgcattctttgcagtgcaataaagaaattggttgggacaataggctatccgaggatctgttaagagaatggaataatattgctaagcagctaaattcttctccaacgatttcagttaatagatttgttggtaggagagatgatatgtataatttgattgcatatacagacagttctagaagcatttacggctgtgttgtgttcttatataatttgagaactaaaaaaacaaactttgtcatggctaagaacagatttgttaacaaacaattagaatctaaatccataccctctcttgaatttcaggcagtttctttagggactgaagtattacatgatattagaagagaattaagtggttctaattgtgttgagcctattaacatagtagggatggatctatacacagatagtctagtttgcttacattggttatcagcacatgttacaaagtttgataaattgcgtaatttgagcatctttgtgaaaaatagattagatagtatctgcagaatgtgtgaagaatttccTATCAATTTTAAATTCTGTGCAGGCTCtaaaaacccagctgatgcaatcacccgacctctctcctataagcaattaatgaactctaattttttcagtggtactgttgctgatgcagatattgatgttttcgcaagtgatatgatggaagttaccattcctaatacattgctcagagaggaaggtataagctcttctcttgaaagtagtaacgttcatgttgctacagagtctgtggttggagaggatataaaccatttggtttctatggattccttttcaggcttcaagagtatagtttcagtccataggtatgtgataaggtttattaataacctgaaaattgcagtaaagatgagggacccaagtaaatattcacattttaattgtcttactgatgaagaaactttgtcagaagcttataactttgtaatccacagagaccagcagattcactttccggaagtttttgaatattttgcacggtcttgtaatgcagttagagagatccctaatataatcagccaacttaatatttatccagatcacaatggtATATTGCGTGTTAGAAGTAAGACTGCACACTGA